The following are encoded together in the Juglans microcarpa x Juglans regia isolate MS1-56 chromosome 2D, Jm3101_v1.0, whole genome shotgun sequence genome:
- the LOC121250847 gene encoding LOW QUALITY PROTEIN: CLAVATA3/ESR (CLE)-related protein 41 (The sequence of the model RefSeq protein was modified relative to this genomic sequence to represent the inferred CDS: inserted 1 base in 1 codon), whose amino-acid sequence MDFEPLWALXGWLIFPNNCMAVPKTSSSIPEIQAKSQPFILFLAILFIFFLLVNLSNSVNPSMTAASSSSSVPVKIRLLLEYPSSASAKSTTNVHPKQTRNRHTSSPSSSTTKREFGAEAHEVPSGPNPISN is encoded by the exons ATGGATTTTGAACCCTTGTGGGCTC GGGGGTGgttaatttttccaaataattgCATGGCAGTGCCTAAAACATCATCATCAATCCCTGAAATCCAAGCAAAATCTCAACCTTTTATTCTCTTCCTTGCaattctcttcattttctttctgctCGTTAATTTATCCAACTCAGTGAATCCATCCATGACGGcggcctcctcctcctcttcggTCCCTGTGAAGATCAGGCTTCTGCTGGAATATCCCTCATCAGCATCAGCTAAATCTACCACAAACGTGCACCCGAAGCAGACCAGAAACAGGCATACTTCCTCCCCAAGTTCTTCCACTACTAAAAGGGAGTTTGGAGCTGAAGCTCACGAGGTTCCCAGTGGTCCAAACCCCATATCAAACTAG
- the LOC121248563 gene encoding uncharacterized protein At4g13200, chloroplastic-like, translating into MSSGVSASASASQPTFSSSSSIPQTTHHYYASNSLFPRALSSSNLKTRGLRFSVAKESHRIRICCNSSTRPGGSGSGDSDSRSVLDAFFLGKALAEALNERIESTVGEILGAISRLQAEQQKQVQDFQDEVLERAKRAKEKAAREAMEAQGLITSKSTTIDIAPATDSISPVTSPPGLNTPTAESDPGASDEVEPALGVSNDDDVL; encoded by the exons atgagtagtGGGGTTTCGGCTTCAGCTTCAGCTTCCCAACCCACgttttcttcttcatcgtctATACCACAAACTACCCATCATTACTATGCCTCCAATTCACTCTTTCCTCGTGCTCTATCTTCCTCAAATCTCAAGACCAGAGGTCTCAGATTTTCTGTAGCGAAAGAATCTCATAGAATCAGAATATGTTGCAATAGCAGCACCCGACCCGGGGGTTCTGGCTCTG GTGATAGTGACAGCAGGAGTGTTTTGGATGCATTTTTCTTGGGAAAAGCTCTAGCAGAAGCCCTAAATGAACGAATTGAGTCTACAGTGGGAGAGATTTTGGGTGCAATTAGTCGTCTGCAAGCCGAGCAACAAAAGCAAGTGCAGGATTTCCAG GACGAGGTGTTGGAAAGAGCCAAAAGAGCCAAGGAGAAAGCAGCAAGGGAGGCCATGGAGGCACAAGGCCTCATTACATCGAAGTCTACTACAATAGATATAGCCCCAGCCACAGATTCAATTAGTCCAGTTACTTCACCACCGGGTCTGAATACCCCGACAGCCGAGTCGGATCCTGGTGCTTCTGATGAGGTAGAACCTGCTTTAGGGGTGtcgaatgatgatgatgttttaTGA
- the LOC121248564 gene encoding vesicle-associated membrane protein 722-like: MGQQSLIYSFVARGTVILAEYTEFSGNFTSIASQCLQKLPASNNRFTYNCDGHTFNYLVDNGFTYCVVAVEAVGRQIPIAFLERIKEDFTQRYGGGKAATAVASSLNKEFGPKLKEQMQYCVDHPEEISKLAKVKAQVSEVKGVMMENIEKVLDRGEKIELLVDKTENLRSQAQDFRQQGTKMRRKMWLQNMKIKLIVLGILIALILIIVLAVCGGFNCGHK, translated from the exons ATGGGGCAGCAATCGTTGATCTACAGCTTCGTCGCGCGAGGGACGGTGATCCTAGCCGAATACACGGAATTCAGCGGCAACTTCACCAGCATAGCCTCCCAGTGCCTCCAGAAACTCCCCGCTTCCAACAACAGGTTCACCTACAACTGCGACGGACACACTTTCAATTACCTCGTCGACAACGGCTTCA CTTACTGTGTGGTTGCAGTTGAGGCTGTTGGGAGACAAATTCCAATTGCCTTCCTCGAGCGAATCAAGGAGGATTTTACCCAAAGATATGGTGGGGGAAAGGCTGCAACTGCAGTTGCCAGTAGCCTCAACAAGGAGTTTGG GCCCAAATTGAAGGAGCAGATGCAGTATTGTGTAGATCACCCGGAGGAGATCAGCAAGCTGGCCAAAGTGAAAGCTCAGGTCTCAGAAGTTAAAGGAGTTATGATGGAAAATATTGAGAAG GTTCTTGATCGTGGAGAAAAGATCGAGCTTCTGGTGGATAAAACAGAGAACCTTCGTTCTCAG GCACAGGATTTCAGGCAGCAAGGAACCAAGATGAGGAGAAAGATGTGGTTGCAGAACATGAAGATAAAGCTGATAGTTCTTGGTATCCTGATTGCCTTGATTCTAATCATTGTTCTCGCCGTCTGTGGTGGTTTCAATTGTGGTCACAAGTGA